A region of the Pseudarthrobacter sp. MM222 genome:
CTCGGCCCGGCACCGTCCGCACCGCCCGGCACCGCCCGGCAGGGCGCCTTCTCCTTCGGGAGCCGGCGCCCTGCCGTTTTTGTGCCGGCAATATCCCGTGTGCCACCGGGCGGCGGGCGGATCTTGCGGTCCGGCTCTTCTCAGGGCAGGGCGCAGCTACTAGCGTGGTGCGGGTGGCTGAACTCGTCTCCAAAGATTCCGCCCGGAAGGAAGCCGGCCTGGGCAGCGCCTCCGAAGCCGGCGCGCCGCAGTACGTCATTACGGCCGAAAACCTCACCAAAAGCTACGGCGAGGTAACCGCCGTCGACGGCATCTCCTTCCGCGTCACCGCCGGTGAGGCGTTCGGGCTGCTGGGCCCCAACGGCGCCGGCAAGTCCACCACCATGAAGATGATCGGCGCGGTCTCCCAGCGGACCTCCGGCAGCCTCAGCATTCTGGGCCTGGACCCGGACCTGAACGGTCCGGAGGTACGGGCCCACCTGGGCGTCGTCCCGCAGCAGGACAACCTCGACGAGGAGCTCAAGGTCCGGGACAACCTGCTGGTCTATGGGCGCTACTTCGGCCTGCCGATGAGTTATCTGAAGCCCAAGGCCGACGAGCTGCTGGAGTTCGCGCAGCTCACGGACAAGGCCAAGTCCAAGGTGGACGCGCTCTCCGGCGGCATGAAGCGCCGGCTCACCATCGCGCGTTCGCTCATCAACGAGCCGCGGATCCTGCTGCTGGACGAACCAACCACCGGGCTGGACCCGCAGGCCCGCCACATTCTCTGGGACCGGCTGTTCCGGCTCAAGGAGCAGGGCGTCACCCTGATCCTGACCACGCACTACATGGATGAGGCCGAGCAGCTCTGCGA
Encoded here:
- a CDS encoding ABC transporter ATP-binding protein, with the translated sequence MGSASEAGAPQYVITAENLTKSYGEVTAVDGISFRVTAGEAFGLLGPNGAGKSTTMKMIGAVSQRTSGSLSILGLDPDLNGPEVRAHLGVVPQQDNLDEELKVRDNLLVYGRYFGLPMSYLKPKADELLEFAQLTDKAKSKVDALSGGMKRRLTIARSLINEPRILLLDEPTTGLDPQARHILWDRLFRLKEQGVTLILTTHYMDEAEQLCDRLIVVDKGRIMAEGSPASLIREYSPREVLELRFGSERNATVGAELNGIGERVETLPDRVLIYAHDGEAALEQVSARGLRPVTSLVRRSSLEDVFLRLTGRSLVD